One window from the genome of Dyadobacter sp. CECT 9275 encodes:
- a CDS encoding DMT family transporter: MISTVTNRFAIPASQKGIFLMLGAAFFFSLTSALSKWLGKDFHTVQLVFFRNIVGVVFVYASIRKRPFEQKGGGKLGLLVFRGIVGTLSLYMLFYAIQVLGLGRASTYQYTYPIFLALFSWLLIGEKLTPKEWSAIFIGFVGILFVFRPDLSVSLKDNALGLGNALLTAVSYLSIRQLGQVYDTRAIILSFMLSGILMPILSMVAGTYFPIPALNFLLGTFRWPVETSQWAGFLALGLAALIGQRMLTQSFTYDKAGRVAAVGYSNILFSSILGFIMGEAIPSLSMLTGMVLIIVGGILISAAKNKTEKAEPTL; the protein is encoded by the coding sequence TTGATTTCCACAGTAACAAATCGTTTCGCAATACCTGCCTCGCAAAAAGGAATATTTCTGATGCTTGGCGCCGCTTTTTTCTTCTCGCTTACCTCAGCTCTTTCCAAATGGCTCGGAAAAGATTTCCATACTGTTCAGCTTGTTTTTTTCAGAAATATAGTCGGTGTGGTGTTCGTATATGCAAGTATCAGGAAACGTCCGTTTGAACAAAAAGGTGGCGGAAAATTGGGATTGCTGGTATTCAGGGGAATTGTGGGTACATTATCGTTATACATGCTCTTTTATGCGATCCAGGTATTAGGGCTGGGCAGAGCTTCTACCTACCAGTATACCTATCCTATTTTCCTTGCATTGTTTTCATGGCTGTTAATAGGAGAAAAACTAACACCCAAGGAATGGAGCGCTATTTTTATTGGTTTTGTAGGAATTCTTTTTGTTTTCCGGCCCGACCTTTCGGTTTCTCTTAAAGACAATGCCCTCGGACTGGGCAATGCCTTACTCACAGCCGTTTCCTATCTTTCCATTCGTCAGCTTGGCCAGGTTTACGATACCCGCGCCATCATCCTGTCATTCATGCTGAGCGGGATATTGATGCCCATACTATCGATGGTTGCAGGTACCTATTTTCCAATACCCGCTCTTAATTTCCTGTTGGGCACTTTTCGCTGGCCGGTTGAGACGTCCCAATGGGCTGGTTTTCTGGCCCTGGGTTTAGCCGCGCTGATCGGCCAAAGAATGCTTACTCAGTCTTTCACGTATGACAAGGCGGGCAGAGTAGCCGCTGTGGGATATTCCAACATCCTTTTTTCTTCAATCCTCGGATTTATAATGGGCGAAGCCATTCCCTCCCTGTCCATGCTCACCGGTATGGTGCTGATCATTGTCGGCGGAATACTGATATCCGCGGCTAAAAATAAAACTGAAAAAGCAGAACCTACGCTTTAA
- the prfA gene encoding peptide chain release factor 1, with protein sequence MKDKLEAIKERFEEVSQQIIQPEIVSDSSRYSKISKEYKELGRIVEQYEKLQKLQKDIAGTKELIATEKDEELREMAKEELDDLNPKLEELEQTIKELLIPKDPNDSRNIILEVRGGTGGDEAAIFAGDLFRMYQRFFEKMGWRSSIMDFTEGTNGGYKEIICKVEGEDVYGKMKFESGVHRVQRVPQTESQGRIHTSAASVAVLPEAEEVDVQINMNDVRVDTFQSSGAGGQSVNTTYSAVRLTHIPSGLVVSCQDERSQLKNKDRALSVLRSRLYEIELKKHNDAISSQRKSMVGSGDRSDKIRTYNYPQSRITDHRIGYTVYNLPAVMEGDIGDFIEQLRIAENAERMQEGETV encoded by the coding sequence ATGAAAGATAAGTTAGAAGCCATAAAAGAGCGGTTTGAAGAAGTTTCCCAGCAGATTATACAGCCAGAAATTGTTTCTGACTCCAGTAGATATTCCAAGATCAGCAAGGAGTACAAGGAGCTAGGCCGTATTGTGGAGCAGTATGAGAAATTACAGAAGTTACAGAAAGATATAGCAGGCACCAAGGAGCTCATTGCTACTGAAAAGGATGAGGAACTGCGTGAAATGGCAAAAGAAGAGCTGGATGATCTTAACCCGAAACTGGAAGAACTGGAACAGACGATCAAAGAACTGCTGATCCCCAAAGATCCTAATGATAGCCGGAATATAATCCTGGAGGTAAGAGGAGGAACTGGTGGCGATGAAGCCGCTATTTTTGCCGGTGACCTTTTCAGGATGTACCAGCGTTTTTTTGAAAAAATGGGCTGGCGGTCGTCTATCATGGATTTTACGGAAGGTACCAACGGCGGGTATAAGGAAATTATCTGTAAAGTGGAGGGAGAGGACGTATATGGTAAGATGAAATTTGAATCAGGCGTACACCGCGTTCAGCGTGTTCCGCAGACCGAATCTCAGGGGCGTATACATACCTCGGCCGCGTCGGTGGCGGTGTTGCCTGAAGCGGAAGAGGTGGATGTGCAGATCAACATGAATGATGTAAGGGTTGATACCTTCCAGTCGTCAGGTGCTGGCGGACAGTCTGTTAACACCACATACTCCGCCGTGAGGCTCACCCACATTCCTTCCGGGCTTGTTGTGAGCTGCCAGGATGAGCGGTCGCAGCTGAAAAACAAAGACCGGGCTTTGAGTGTGTTGCGGTCACGCCTTTATGAAATTGAACTGAAGAAACACAACGATGCCATCAGCTCGCAGCGTAAATCTATGGTAGGAAGCGGTGACCGTTCGGACAAGATCAGGACCTACAACTACCCTCAGAGCCGCATCACGGATCATCGTATTGGTTACACCGTTTACAATCTTCCTGCGGTGATGGAAGGAGACATCGGAGATTTTATAGAGCAACTGCGTATCGCCGAAAACGCGGAGCGTATGCAGGAGGGAGAGACTGTGTAA
- a CDS encoding aldo/keto reductase yields MKRVSLSDSGPKVSEAIYGFWRWTDEGSETTAKIEKTVNLCLELGINTFDHADVYGNFAVEEHFGKLIQRKSFNRQDLVLFSKCGIRKSENGHFNYFDTSRDHIVNSIDGSLKRLKTDYLDIFLLQQSDFLADPEETAGALAEIVKSGKARHIGVTNFSVFQHQLLASYLRLPIVTNHIELNLMNTSAIEDGRIDFIKQSYSKPLAWAPLAGGKILNGTDEKIVLLRAKLESIGKKYNANIEQMAVAWLMKLGTLPIIGSMAESRIRNAASASDIKLERQDWYEIYQFAVR; encoded by the coding sequence ATGAAAAGAGTTAGTCTGAGCGATTCCGGTCCCAAAGTTTCGGAAGCAATATATGGTTTCTGGAGATGGACGGACGAAGGATCGGAAACCACCGCCAAAATTGAAAAAACGGTTAATCTGTGTCTGGAACTGGGTATTAATACTTTTGACCACGCAGATGTTTACGGAAATTTTGCAGTGGAAGAGCATTTCGGTAAGCTCATTCAACGTAAATCGTTCAATCGGCAGGATCTTGTATTGTTCAGTAAATGCGGGATAAGGAAATCGGAAAACGGGCATTTTAATTATTTTGACACTTCCAGGGACCACATTGTTAACAGCATTGACGGTTCGTTGAAGAGGCTGAAAACCGATTATCTGGATATTTTTCTGTTACAACAAAGTGATTTCCTGGCCGATCCCGAGGAAACCGCCGGTGCACTGGCGGAAATCGTGAAGTCGGGCAAGGCACGGCATATCGGGGTCACCAATTTTTCGGTTTTTCAGCACCAGTTACTGGCGTCCTACCTGAGGTTGCCGATCGTGACCAACCATATCGAACTGAATCTGATGAATACGTCAGCTATCGAAGACGGCCGGATCGACTTCATCAAGCAGAGCTATAGCAAACCACTGGCCTGGGCACCACTTGCAGGAGGGAAAATCCTGAATGGGACAGACGAAAAAATTGTGCTGCTGAGGGCCAAACTTGAAAGCATCGGTAAGAAATATAATGCTAACATTGAGCAAATGGCGGTTGCCTGGCTTATGAAACTAGGGACATTACCCATCATTGGTTCCATGGCGGAAAGCCGGATCCGCAATGCAGCGAGCGCATCAGACATTAAACTGGAACGTCAGGACTGGTATGAGATCTACCAGTTTGCCGTGAGATAA
- a CDS encoding thioredoxin family protein yields MKKLIFPAFLFASCMLALTGFRSDADVPKNAAIQWLTIEQAYAKMQLEPRKILIDVYTDWCGWCKVMDRETFKNPKVAQYINEKFYAVKFNAEQTKPVILGNLKFEYLPENRVHQLALSLTNNQPSYPTTVFLDDQFQMIQPLPGYMKAREFHEVITFFGENYHKKEAFEDYKTKIYPTLFAVR; encoded by the coding sequence ATGAAGAAACTAATTTTCCCGGCATTTCTTTTTGCTTCCTGTATGCTGGCATTAACAGGCTTCCGGTCTGATGCAGATGTTCCGAAAAATGCAGCTATCCAATGGCTGACAATAGAGCAGGCTTATGCAAAAATGCAGCTGGAACCGCGCAAAATTTTGATTGATGTATATACCGACTGGTGTGGCTGGTGCAAGGTAATGGACCGCGAAACTTTTAAAAATCCGAAAGTGGCCCAATATATAAACGAAAAATTTTACGCCGTCAAGTTCAATGCGGAGCAAACCAAGCCCGTCATTCTGGGGAACCTAAAATTTGAATACCTTCCCGAAAACAGGGTTCACCAGCTTGCTTTGTCTCTGACGAACAATCAGCCCAGCTACCCTACCACAGTTTTCCTGGACGATCAATTTCAGATGATCCAGCCCTTACCCGGTTATATGAAGGCAAGAGAATTTCATGAAGTGATTACTTTCTTCGGAGAAAATTATCATAAAAAAGAAGCTTTCGAAGATTATAAAACGAAAATTTACCCAACTCTTTTTGCTGTGAGATAG
- a CDS encoding TonB-dependent receptor plug domain-containing protein, which produces MAQKDTVFLDPVTVKGFTPHKYMAGLRVQKIDSSIIQRFRFQNITELLLQNSSLAFRNYGPGQLSTVAFRGTSSNHTAVLWNGVNINSASLGQTDFSTIPVAGFEQLSVLYGSAASLVGSDAVGGSILLESGPAPLSYGFSVGRRHESFRNNQTQLSGHYFSHLKRGWTFAGKTAAYNYRMMNRFPYSERQSIPVLHSETFQKGIVQDLIFKSEKDHELSAHIWLTDNKLTLTPGDTAGRELTRTTAYRAMIRYHTGDFSFRTSWVRDVIDYGKGNYALLDHAVTDRLAGRGEYEFRRNIGDSGNYVNVRAGGEFTHYLARIAGYERPSVSENRGDVFLLTRLQASSRLAVAVNLRQAFITKYSPPITPSFGGDFLLIKLADYTLKARGTVSRSYRVPTLNERYWKALGNPDIRPETGWNKEVGLDDRYLINDRNILTTSLTVYHNRVSNWTYWNPAKNYRVENLQQVLARGIEAQASWTLQAVAWRTSLQMGYAYTKSTQEKAYDAYSADVIGKQLVFVPMHNGNLSASVQYKKTKITGQLQAISRRYTTFDHLRSLDGYGLVNLSAETTFTTRQIHFMVQGQVNNLLDTFYLNVRNNAMPGRSFALSLVVSFKGNAVKKI; this is translated from the coding sequence ATGGCACAAAAAGATACTGTTTTTCTGGATCCTGTGACAGTGAAAGGTTTTACTCCCCACAAATATATGGCGGGGCTGAGGGTGCAGAAAATCGATTCATCCATTATTCAGCGGTTCAGGTTTCAGAATATTACAGAATTGCTTTTACAAAATAGCTCCCTCGCTTTCAGGAACTACGGGCCCGGACAGTTGAGTACCGTTGCCTTCAGAGGAACATCTTCGAATCACACCGCGGTACTCTGGAATGGCGTCAACATTAATTCCGCCAGCCTGGGGCAGACAGATTTTTCGACCATACCGGTGGCCGGTTTTGAACAGCTATCCGTTCTGTATGGTTCGGCGGCGAGCCTGGTTGGCTCAGATGCCGTGGGAGGGAGCATCCTGCTTGAAAGTGGCCCTGCTCCTTTATCCTATGGTTTTTCGGTTGGGCGCCGGCACGAGAGTTTCCGGAACAATCAGACCCAGTTATCAGGCCATTATTTTTCACATTTGAAAAGGGGATGGACTTTTGCGGGGAAAACAGCTGCATACAATTATCGTATGATGAATCGTTTTCCTTATTCAGAAAGGCAAAGTATACCGGTTTTACATTCCGAAACTTTTCAAAAAGGTATTGTACAGGACCTGATTTTTAAATCAGAAAAGGATCATGAGTTATCGGCACATATCTGGCTTACCGACAACAAGCTTACCCTGACGCCCGGAGATACCGCCGGTCGTGAGCTGACACGGACAACAGCTTACCGAGCCATGATCAGATACCACACCGGAGATTTTTCGTTCCGTACCTCCTGGGTGCGGGATGTTATTGATTATGGAAAAGGGAATTATGCGTTGCTTGATCACGCGGTTACCGACAGGCTTGCTGGCAGGGGAGAGTATGAATTCAGACGGAATATTGGTGATTCCGGTAATTATGTGAACGTACGTGCCGGAGGTGAATTCACCCATTACCTTGCGCGGATCGCCGGATACGAAAGGCCGTCCGTTTCTGAGAACCGCGGTGACGTATTTTTGCTGACCCGTTTGCAGGCGTCTTCCAGGTTGGCGGTGGCAGTAAACCTTCGGCAGGCTTTCATCACTAAATACAGTCCGCCGATTACTCCGTCCTTCGGAGGAGATTTTTTATTAATAAAACTGGCAGATTATACCCTGAAAGCGAGGGGTACCGTTTCCAGAAGTTACCGTGTACCTACCTTAAATGAACGGTACTGGAAAGCGCTGGGGAATCCCGACATCCGTCCAGAAACCGGCTGGAACAAGGAAGTAGGACTTGACGACAGGTATCTCATCAATGACCGCAATATTTTGACTACCTCCCTGACTGTTTACCATAACCGCGTCAGCAACTGGACTTACTGGAATCCGGCAAAAAATTACCGTGTTGAGAATCTGCAGCAGGTTCTGGCACGGGGTATTGAAGCACAGGCCAGCTGGACTTTGCAGGCGGTGGCATGGAGAACAAGCTTGCAGATGGGTTACGCATACACCAAAAGTACCCAGGAAAAGGCATATGATGCTTATTCTGCTGACGTCATTGGAAAGCAGCTGGTATTTGTGCCGATGCATAACGGAAATTTAAGCGCGTCCGTACAGTACAAAAAGACGAAAATTACCGGTCAGTTGCAGGCTATCAGCAGGCGGTACACTACTTTTGATCATTTGAGGTCACTGGATGGTTATGGCTTGGTGAATCTTTCAGCAGAAACTACTTTTACAACCAGGCAAATACATTTTATGGTACAAGGGCAGGTTAATAATCTTCTGGATACGTTTTATCTTAATGTCCGTAACAATGCCATGCCCGGAAGAAGTTTTGCCCTGAGCCTCGTGGTGTCATTTAAAGGAAATGCAGTCAAAAAAATATGA